The following coding sequences lie in one Arachis hypogaea cultivar Tifrunner chromosome 4, arahy.Tifrunner.gnm2.J5K5, whole genome shotgun sequence genomic window:
- the LOC112795762 gene encoding regulator of nonsense transcripts UPF3 isoform X3 — MKGALDRTKVVLRHLPPTISEAALLDQIDGTFAGRYNWFSFRPGKISQKHMSYSRAYVDFKKPEDVIEFAEFFNGHIFVNEKGAQFKVMVEYAPSQRVPRQWSKKDGRDGSIYKDSEYLEFLELLAKPVENLPSAEIQLEKREAERSGAAKDNPVITPLMDFVRQKRAAKGPRRSLSNGKVSRRAGTSSNGSSCSASSRRGSGKKRISTTMYVARDTGKGSTGKDKTIYTLVPRQGDQHHSSKTSTVASSDANQTLDENGVAGNTGSGKKVLLLKGKEREIINGPDLDSLLEQNNVTSSAKTIVGSAPLKQNQRHEGSARIIRSILSNKEMRQSQLARPQSEQTIPTSDLQKERQPPRPVHVQLILKGSNGTPENRIGMHDSRNSSERLEKRVRHKDRPDRGVWTNRSIGGDDSLSLSASSQVDHLEGHAESKHVTAHVRGGDVKSNASGRGSHSSENGFGKHFGRRGPTHLKDVDGYSVANEGKHHRRTSGSHGSHEW; from the exons ATGAAGGGTGCGTTGGATCGGACGAAGGTGGTGCTGCGGCACTTGCCTCCTACGATTTCTGAGGCCGCACTTTTGGACCAAATTGACGGCACCTTCGCTGGCCGCTACAATTGGTTCTCCTTTCGTCCTGGAAAAATCAG CCAGAAGCATATGTCCTACTCCAGAGCTTACGTTGACTTCAAAAAGCCAGAGGACGTTATAGAGTTTGCTGAGTTCTTTAACGGCCACATCTTTGTAAATGAAAAGG GAGCACAGTTCAAAGTCATGGTTGAATATGCTCCTTCACAACGTGTTCCTAGACAGTGGTCTAAAAAGGATGGCCGAGATGGGTCCATATACAAAG ATTCTGAGTATCTGGAGTTTCTTGAACTTCTTGCCAAGCCTGTTGAGAATCTTCCCAGTGCTGAGATACAGTTGGAGAAAAGGGAAGCAGAACGATCAG GTGCTGCAAAAGATAATCCTGTAATTACACCATTGATGGACTTTGTGCGTCAGAAAAGAGCTGCCAAGGGACCTCGG AGATCACTTTCTAATGGAAAAGTGAGTAGAAGAGCTGGCACATCATCAAATGGGAGTAGTTGTTCTGCCTCGTCAAGACGAGGTTCTGGAAAGAAGAGGATTTCCACCACAATG TATGTTGCAAGAGACACAGGGAAAGGTTCCACTGGAAAAGACAAAACAATTTACACTTTGGTTCCCAGGCAAGGTGATCAGCATCATTCAAGTAAAACTTCAACTGTGGCTTCCTCAGATGCAAACCAAACACTGGATGAGAATG GAGTTGCTGGAAATACTGGTTCCGGGAAGAAGGTCCTGCTTCTTAAAGGGAAGGAAAGAGAGATAATTAAT GGGCCTGATTTAGATAGTTTATTAGAGCAGAATAATGTAACATCTTCAGCCAAAACAATTGTTGGCTCAGCACCTCTGAAGCAGAATCAGAGGCATGAAGGTAGTGCAAGGATTATTAGAAGCATACTCTCAAACAAGGAAATGCGTCAAAGTCAGTTAGCCAGGCCTCAATCGGAGCAGACAATACCAACATCTGATCTACAAAAAGAAAGACAACCACCTCGCCCTGTACATGTGCAATTGATTTTAAAGGGTTCTAATGGGACACCAGAGAATAGGATTGGCATGCATGATTCACGTAATTCAAGTGAGAGGCTGGAGAAACGTGTTAGGCATAAGGATAGACCTGATCGTGGTGTATGGACAAATCGTTCAATTGGAGGCGATGATTCTTTATCATTGTCTGCTTCCTCACAAGTAGACCATTTGGAAG GTCATGCAGAGTCAAAACATGTGACAGCACATGTAAGAGGTGGGGATGTAAAATCGAACGCAAGTGGTCGTGGCAGTCATTCCTCAGAAAATG GCTTTGGTAAACATTTTGGTCGCCGGGGACCAACACATCTGAAGGATGTTGATGGCTATTCTGTTGCAAATGAGGGAAAGCATCATAGAAGAACTAGTGGCTCACATGGTTCCCACGAG TGGTAA
- the LOC112795761 gene encoding shaggy-related protein kinase kappa isoform X1, with translation MASASLGNGGVGSSRSVNGFRGSSSSVDWLGREMLEMRLRDKADHEEDRDSEPDIIDGVGAETGHVIRTSIGGRNGQSRQNISYIAEHVVGTGSFGVVFQAKCRETGEIVAIKKVLQDKRYKNRELQIMQMLDHPNIVALRHCFYSTTDKEEVYLNLVLEYVPETVNRIARNYSRMNQRMPLVYVKLYTYQICRALAYIHNCIGICHRDIKPQNLLVNPHTHQLKLCDFGSAKVLVKGEPNVSYICSRYYRAPELIFGATEYTTAIDIWSTGCVMAELLLGQPLFPGESGVDQLVEIIKVLGTPTREEIKCMNPNYTEFKFPQIKPHPWHKVFQKRLPPEAVDLVCRFFQYSPNLRCTALEACIHPFFDELRDPNTRLPNGRPLPPLFNFKPQELSGIPPDVISRLIPEHARKQNLFMALHN, from the exons ATGGCGTCGGCAAGCCTTGGAAATGGTGGTGTTGGCAGTTCCAGGTCTGTTAATGGCTTCAGGGGTTCTTCTAGTTCAGTTGATTGGCTCGGGAGAGAGATGCTTGAGATGAGATTGAGGGACAAAGCTGACCATGAAGAAGACAGA GATAGTGAGCCGGACATCATTGATGGTGTGGGTGCTGAAACTGGACATGTGATTAGAACCAGCATTGGTGGCCGAAATGGTCAATCTAGGCAG AATATTAGCTATATTGCGGAACACGTTGTCGGCACAGGCTCTTTCGGTGTTGTTTTTCAA GCAAAATGTAGAGAAACTGGAGAGATTGTAGCCATCAAGAAGGTTCTCCAGGATAAGCGCTACAAGAATAGAGAACTACAGATAATGCAGATGCTGGACCATCCAAATATTGTGGCCCTTAGGCATTGTTTCTATTCAACGACTGACAAAGAAGAAGTTTACTTGAATCTTGTACTTGAATATGTTCCTGAAACTGTGAATCGTATTGCAAGGAACTATAGCCGAATGAATCAGCGAATGCCTTTAGTATATGTAAAGCTTTATACCTATCAG ATTTGCAGGGCCCTTGCTTATATACATAATTGCATTGGTATATGTCACCGTGACATCAAACCTCAGAACTTGCTT GTGAACCCACACACTCATCAGCTGAAACTATGTGATTTTGGAAGTGCTAAAGTGTTG GTGAAAGGAGAACCTAATGTTTCTTACATCTGTTCAAGATACTATCGTGCTCCAGAACTTATCTTTGGTGCCACTGAATATACAACCGCGATAGATATATGGTCAACTGGTTGTGTAATGGCTGAATTACTTCTTGGACAG CCTTTGTTTCCTGGAGAGAGTGGAGTCGATCAACTTGTTGAAATCATCAAG gTTTTGGGAACTCCAACAAGGGAGGAGATAAAATGCATGAACCCAAATTATACTGAATTTAAGTTTCCACAGATAAAACCTCATCCATGGCACAAG GTCTTTCAAAAACGTTTACCCCCAGAAGCAGTAGACCTTGTCTGTAGATTTTTTCAGTACTCTCCCAATCTGCGATGCACTGCC TTGGAAGCTTGCATTCATCCCTTCTTCGATGAGTTGAGGGACCCTAACACCCGGCTTCCTAATGGTCGCCCACTGCCACCTCTGTTTAATTTTAAGCCTCAGG
- the LOC112795762 gene encoding regulator of nonsense transcripts UPF3 isoform X4 has protein sequence MKGALDRTKVVLRHLPPTISEAALLDQIDGTFAGRYNWFSFRPGKISQKHMSYSRAYVDFKKPEDVIEFAEFFNGHIFVNEKGAQFKVMVEYAPSQRVPRQWSKKDGRDGSIYKDSEYLEFLELLAKPVENLPSAEIQLEKREAERSGAAKDNPVITPLMDFVRQKRAAKGPRRSLSNGKVSRRAGTSSNGSSCSASSRRGSGKKRISTTMYVARDTGKGSTGKDKTIYTLVPRQGDQHHSSKTSTVASSDANQTLDENVAGNTGSGKKVLLLKGKEREIINGPDLDSLLEQNNVTSSAKTIVGSAPLKQNQRHEGSARIIRSILSNKEMRQSQLARPQSEQTIPTSDLQKERQPPRPVHVQLILKGSNGTPENRIGMHDSRNSSERLEKRVRHKDRPDRGVWTNRSIGGDDSLSLSASSQVDHLEGHAESKHVTAHVRGGDVKSNASGRGSHSSENGFGKHFGRRGPTHLKDVDGYSVANEGKHHRRTSGSHGSHEW, from the exons ATGAAGGGTGCGTTGGATCGGACGAAGGTGGTGCTGCGGCACTTGCCTCCTACGATTTCTGAGGCCGCACTTTTGGACCAAATTGACGGCACCTTCGCTGGCCGCTACAATTGGTTCTCCTTTCGTCCTGGAAAAATCAG CCAGAAGCATATGTCCTACTCCAGAGCTTACGTTGACTTCAAAAAGCCAGAGGACGTTATAGAGTTTGCTGAGTTCTTTAACGGCCACATCTTTGTAAATGAAAAGG GAGCACAGTTCAAAGTCATGGTTGAATATGCTCCTTCACAACGTGTTCCTAGACAGTGGTCTAAAAAGGATGGCCGAGATGGGTCCATATACAAAG ATTCTGAGTATCTGGAGTTTCTTGAACTTCTTGCCAAGCCTGTTGAGAATCTTCCCAGTGCTGAGATACAGTTGGAGAAAAGGGAAGCAGAACGATCAG GTGCTGCAAAAGATAATCCTGTAATTACACCATTGATGGACTTTGTGCGTCAGAAAAGAGCTGCCAAGGGACCTCGG AGATCACTTTCTAATGGAAAAGTGAGTAGAAGAGCTGGCACATCATCAAATGGGAGTAGTTGTTCTGCCTCGTCAAGACGAGGTTCTGGAAAGAAGAGGATTTCCACCACAATG TATGTTGCAAGAGACACAGGGAAAGGTTCCACTGGAAAAGACAAAACAATTTACACTTTGGTTCCCAGGCAAGGTGATCAGCATCATTCAAGTAAAACTTCAACTGTGGCTTCCTCAGATGCAAACCAAACACTGGATGAGAATG TTGCTGGAAATACTGGTTCCGGGAAGAAGGTCCTGCTTCTTAAAGGGAAGGAAAGAGAGATAATTAAT GGGCCTGATTTAGATAGTTTATTAGAGCAGAATAATGTAACATCTTCAGCCAAAACAATTGTTGGCTCAGCACCTCTGAAGCAGAATCAGAGGCATGAAGGTAGTGCAAGGATTATTAGAAGCATACTCTCAAACAAGGAAATGCGTCAAAGTCAGTTAGCCAGGCCTCAATCGGAGCAGACAATACCAACATCTGATCTACAAAAAGAAAGACAACCACCTCGCCCTGTACATGTGCAATTGATTTTAAAGGGTTCTAATGGGACACCAGAGAATAGGATTGGCATGCATGATTCACGTAATTCAAGTGAGAGGCTGGAGAAACGTGTTAGGCATAAGGATAGACCTGATCGTGGTGTATGGACAAATCGTTCAATTGGAGGCGATGATTCTTTATCATTGTCTGCTTCCTCACAAGTAGACCATTTGGAAG GTCATGCAGAGTCAAAACATGTGACAGCACATGTAAGAGGTGGGGATGTAAAATCGAACGCAAGTGGTCGTGGCAGTCATTCCTCAGAAAATG GCTTTGGTAAACATTTTGGTCGCCGGGGACCAACACATCTGAAGGATGTTGATGGCTATTCTGTTGCAAATGAGGGAAAGCATCATAGAAGAACTAGTGGCTCACATGGTTCCCACGAG TGGTAA
- the LOC112795762 gene encoding regulator of nonsense transcripts UPF3 isoform X2 yields the protein MKGALDRTKVVLRHLPPTISEAALLDQIDGTFAGRYNWFSFRPGKISQKHMSYSRAYVDFKKPEDVIEFAEFFNGHIFVNEKGAQFKVMVEYAPSQRVPRQWSKKDGRDGSIYKDSEYLEFLELLAKPVENLPSAEIQLEKREAERSGAAKDNPVITPLMDFVRQKRAAKGPRRSLSNGKVSRRAGTSSNGSSCSASSRRGSGKKRISTTMYVARDTGKGSTGKDKTIYTLVPRQGDQHHSSKTSTVASSDANQTLDENVAGNTGSGKKVLLLKGKEREIINGPDLDSLLEQNNVTSSAKTIVGSAPLKQNQRHEGSARIIRSILSNKEMRQSQLARPQSEQTIPTSDLQKERQPPRPVHVQLILKGSNGTPENRIGMHDSRNSSERLEKRVRHKDRPDRGVWTNRSIGGDDSLSLSASSQVDHLEGHAESKHVTAHVRGGDVKSNASGRGSHSSENGFGKHFGRRGPTHLKDVDGYSVANEGKHHRRTSGSHGSHEKQVWVQKASSGT from the exons ATGAAGGGTGCGTTGGATCGGACGAAGGTGGTGCTGCGGCACTTGCCTCCTACGATTTCTGAGGCCGCACTTTTGGACCAAATTGACGGCACCTTCGCTGGCCGCTACAATTGGTTCTCCTTTCGTCCTGGAAAAATCAG CCAGAAGCATATGTCCTACTCCAGAGCTTACGTTGACTTCAAAAAGCCAGAGGACGTTATAGAGTTTGCTGAGTTCTTTAACGGCCACATCTTTGTAAATGAAAAGG GAGCACAGTTCAAAGTCATGGTTGAATATGCTCCTTCACAACGTGTTCCTAGACAGTGGTCTAAAAAGGATGGCCGAGATGGGTCCATATACAAAG ATTCTGAGTATCTGGAGTTTCTTGAACTTCTTGCCAAGCCTGTTGAGAATCTTCCCAGTGCTGAGATACAGTTGGAGAAAAGGGAAGCAGAACGATCAG GTGCTGCAAAAGATAATCCTGTAATTACACCATTGATGGACTTTGTGCGTCAGAAAAGAGCTGCCAAGGGACCTCGG AGATCACTTTCTAATGGAAAAGTGAGTAGAAGAGCTGGCACATCATCAAATGGGAGTAGTTGTTCTGCCTCGTCAAGACGAGGTTCTGGAAAGAAGAGGATTTCCACCACAATG TATGTTGCAAGAGACACAGGGAAAGGTTCCACTGGAAAAGACAAAACAATTTACACTTTGGTTCCCAGGCAAGGTGATCAGCATCATTCAAGTAAAACTTCAACTGTGGCTTCCTCAGATGCAAACCAAACACTGGATGAGAATG TTGCTGGAAATACTGGTTCCGGGAAGAAGGTCCTGCTTCTTAAAGGGAAGGAAAGAGAGATAATTAAT GGGCCTGATTTAGATAGTTTATTAGAGCAGAATAATGTAACATCTTCAGCCAAAACAATTGTTGGCTCAGCACCTCTGAAGCAGAATCAGAGGCATGAAGGTAGTGCAAGGATTATTAGAAGCATACTCTCAAACAAGGAAATGCGTCAAAGTCAGTTAGCCAGGCCTCAATCGGAGCAGACAATACCAACATCTGATCTACAAAAAGAAAGACAACCACCTCGCCCTGTACATGTGCAATTGATTTTAAAGGGTTCTAATGGGACACCAGAGAATAGGATTGGCATGCATGATTCACGTAATTCAAGTGAGAGGCTGGAGAAACGTGTTAGGCATAAGGATAGACCTGATCGTGGTGTATGGACAAATCGTTCAATTGGAGGCGATGATTCTTTATCATTGTCTGCTTCCTCACAAGTAGACCATTTGGAAG GTCATGCAGAGTCAAAACATGTGACAGCACATGTAAGAGGTGGGGATGTAAAATCGAACGCAAGTGGTCGTGGCAGTCATTCCTCAGAAAATG GCTTTGGTAAACATTTTGGTCGCCGGGGACCAACACATCTGAAGGATGTTGATGGCTATTCTGTTGCAAATGAGGGAAAGCATCATAGAAGAACTAGTGGCTCACATGGTTCCCACGAG AAACAGGTTTGGGTTCAGAAAGCAAGTTCTGGGACCTAG
- the LOC112795762 gene encoding regulator of nonsense transcripts UPF3 isoform X1 — translation MKGALDRTKVVLRHLPPTISEAALLDQIDGTFAGRYNWFSFRPGKISQKHMSYSRAYVDFKKPEDVIEFAEFFNGHIFVNEKGAQFKVMVEYAPSQRVPRQWSKKDGRDGSIYKDSEYLEFLELLAKPVENLPSAEIQLEKREAERSGAAKDNPVITPLMDFVRQKRAAKGPRRSLSNGKVSRRAGTSSNGSSCSASSRRGSGKKRISTTMYVARDTGKGSTGKDKTIYTLVPRQGDQHHSSKTSTVASSDANQTLDENGVAGNTGSGKKVLLLKGKEREIINGPDLDSLLEQNNVTSSAKTIVGSAPLKQNQRHEGSARIIRSILSNKEMRQSQLARPQSEQTIPTSDLQKERQPPRPVHVQLILKGSNGTPENRIGMHDSRNSSERLEKRVRHKDRPDRGVWTNRSIGGDDSLSLSASSQVDHLEGHAESKHVTAHVRGGDVKSNASGRGSHSSENGFGKHFGRRGPTHLKDVDGYSVANEGKHHRRTSGSHGSHEKQVWVQKASSGT, via the exons ATGAAGGGTGCGTTGGATCGGACGAAGGTGGTGCTGCGGCACTTGCCTCCTACGATTTCTGAGGCCGCACTTTTGGACCAAATTGACGGCACCTTCGCTGGCCGCTACAATTGGTTCTCCTTTCGTCCTGGAAAAATCAG CCAGAAGCATATGTCCTACTCCAGAGCTTACGTTGACTTCAAAAAGCCAGAGGACGTTATAGAGTTTGCTGAGTTCTTTAACGGCCACATCTTTGTAAATGAAAAGG GAGCACAGTTCAAAGTCATGGTTGAATATGCTCCTTCACAACGTGTTCCTAGACAGTGGTCTAAAAAGGATGGCCGAGATGGGTCCATATACAAAG ATTCTGAGTATCTGGAGTTTCTTGAACTTCTTGCCAAGCCTGTTGAGAATCTTCCCAGTGCTGAGATACAGTTGGAGAAAAGGGAAGCAGAACGATCAG GTGCTGCAAAAGATAATCCTGTAATTACACCATTGATGGACTTTGTGCGTCAGAAAAGAGCTGCCAAGGGACCTCGG AGATCACTTTCTAATGGAAAAGTGAGTAGAAGAGCTGGCACATCATCAAATGGGAGTAGTTGTTCTGCCTCGTCAAGACGAGGTTCTGGAAAGAAGAGGATTTCCACCACAATG TATGTTGCAAGAGACACAGGGAAAGGTTCCACTGGAAAAGACAAAACAATTTACACTTTGGTTCCCAGGCAAGGTGATCAGCATCATTCAAGTAAAACTTCAACTGTGGCTTCCTCAGATGCAAACCAAACACTGGATGAGAATG GAGTTGCTGGAAATACTGGTTCCGGGAAGAAGGTCCTGCTTCTTAAAGGGAAGGAAAGAGAGATAATTAAT GGGCCTGATTTAGATAGTTTATTAGAGCAGAATAATGTAACATCTTCAGCCAAAACAATTGTTGGCTCAGCACCTCTGAAGCAGAATCAGAGGCATGAAGGTAGTGCAAGGATTATTAGAAGCATACTCTCAAACAAGGAAATGCGTCAAAGTCAGTTAGCCAGGCCTCAATCGGAGCAGACAATACCAACATCTGATCTACAAAAAGAAAGACAACCACCTCGCCCTGTACATGTGCAATTGATTTTAAAGGGTTCTAATGGGACACCAGAGAATAGGATTGGCATGCATGATTCACGTAATTCAAGTGAGAGGCTGGAGAAACGTGTTAGGCATAAGGATAGACCTGATCGTGGTGTATGGACAAATCGTTCAATTGGAGGCGATGATTCTTTATCATTGTCTGCTTCCTCACAAGTAGACCATTTGGAAG GTCATGCAGAGTCAAAACATGTGACAGCACATGTAAGAGGTGGGGATGTAAAATCGAACGCAAGTGGTCGTGGCAGTCATTCCTCAGAAAATG GCTTTGGTAAACATTTTGGTCGCCGGGGACCAACACATCTGAAGGATGTTGATGGCTATTCTGTTGCAAATGAGGGAAAGCATCATAGAAGAACTAGTGGCTCACATGGTTCCCACGAG AAACAGGTTTGGGTTCAGAAAGCAAGTTCTGGGACCTAG
- the LOC112795761 gene encoding shaggy-related protein kinase kappa isoform X2 has translation MQMLDHPNIVALRHCFYSTTDKEEVYLNLVLEYVPETVNRIARNYSRMNQRMPLVYVKLYTYQICRALAYIHNCIGICHRDIKPQNLLVNPHTHQLKLCDFGSAKVLVKGEPNVSYICSRYYRAPELIFGATEYTTAIDIWSTGCVMAELLLGQPLFPGESGVDQLVEIIKVLGTPTREEIKCMNPNYTEFKFPQIKPHPWHKVFQKRLPPEAVDLVCRFFQYSPNLRCTALEACIHPFFDELRDPNTRLPNGRPLPPLFNFKPQELSGIPPDVISRLIPEHARKQNLFMALHN, from the exons ATGCAGATGCTGGACCATCCAAATATTGTGGCCCTTAGGCATTGTTTCTATTCAACGACTGACAAAGAAGAAGTTTACTTGAATCTTGTACTTGAATATGTTCCTGAAACTGTGAATCGTATTGCAAGGAACTATAGCCGAATGAATCAGCGAATGCCTTTAGTATATGTAAAGCTTTATACCTATCAG ATTTGCAGGGCCCTTGCTTATATACATAATTGCATTGGTATATGTCACCGTGACATCAAACCTCAGAACTTGCTT GTGAACCCACACACTCATCAGCTGAAACTATGTGATTTTGGAAGTGCTAAAGTGTTG GTGAAAGGAGAACCTAATGTTTCTTACATCTGTTCAAGATACTATCGTGCTCCAGAACTTATCTTTGGTGCCACTGAATATACAACCGCGATAGATATATGGTCAACTGGTTGTGTAATGGCTGAATTACTTCTTGGACAG CCTTTGTTTCCTGGAGAGAGTGGAGTCGATCAACTTGTTGAAATCATCAAG gTTTTGGGAACTCCAACAAGGGAGGAGATAAAATGCATGAACCCAAATTATACTGAATTTAAGTTTCCACAGATAAAACCTCATCCATGGCACAAG GTCTTTCAAAAACGTTTACCCCCAGAAGCAGTAGACCTTGTCTGTAGATTTTTTCAGTACTCTCCCAATCTGCGATGCACTGCC TTGGAAGCTTGCATTCATCCCTTCTTCGATGAGTTGAGGGACCCTAACACCCGGCTTCCTAATGGTCGCCCACTGCCACCTCTGTTTAATTTTAAGCCTCAGG